Proteins encoded within one genomic window of Nilaparvata lugens isolate BPH chromosome 11, ASM1435652v1, whole genome shotgun sequence:
- the LOC120353640 gene encoding uncharacterized protein LOC120353640: protein MEGGVSVGGMCIRLLAYADDIVLLAPDRLMLRKMIANLEMYCERWNLQVNLDKSKIMIFRRGGKTSKHDVWRYKNEPIEVVKSYKYLGMNLTSQLSLTEHFKEKSSSGKMALNMFNGLLAEKNIPFKSKFKVFEAVSRSVVCYGAQIWGGRMIEEVEKVQRFFLKKVFNLPVWTPNYCLYLETQAVPLLVHTLKLHIKFLQRSMKLPAHRYPRVLLEKIIEKKLFIYNDWLSLQDMYGVSASDLITCHVPSVLARVDDELQSGFRRRLQESRRCSLYPELAPFTDYVHELTDFTLIKWFMKARTELVQLNKYSHSQAVKLCSLCSLKEEEDIIHFVARCPVLAEIRRQHFGRSLLLDAELKTHLDGEELEDCGKLL, encoded by the exons atggaGGGAGGAGTCAGCGTTGGTGGCATGTGCATCCGGCTTTTAGCATATGCTGATGATATAGTCCTGCTCGCACCGGATAGGTTGATGCTGAGGAAGATGATAGCGAACCTGGAAATGTATTGTGAACGGTGGAACCTTCAGGTGAACCTTGACAAATCTAAAATAATGATTTTCCGAAGGGGGGGTAAAACTAGCAAACATGATGTCTGGCGATATAAAAACGAACCAATTGAAGTGGTCAAAAGCTATAAGTATCTGGGAATGAACTTGACGTCGCAACTTTCTttgacagaacattttaaagaGAAATCCTCCTCGGGAAAGATGGCACTAAATATGTTCAATGGTTTGCTAGCAGAAAAAAATATACCCTTCAAATCCAAATTCAAGGTCTTTGAGGCAGTTTCGAGATCGGTTGTATGCTACGGAGCACAGATTTGGGGGGGAAGAATGATTGAAGAGGTGGAAAAAGTGCAGCGTTTCTTCCTCAAGAAAGTGTTCAACCTACCTGTGTGGACTCCAAACTACTGTCTCTATCTTGAGACCCAGGCGGTTCCACTGCTTGTCCATACATTGAAGCTTCATATCAAGTTCTTGCAGAGGAGTATGAAGCTGCCTGCCCACAGATATCCTCGTGTTTTATTGGAGAAGATCATTGAGAAGAAACTGTTCATATACAACGACTGGTTGAGTCTACAGGATATGTATGGAGTTTCTGCATCGGATCTGATCACATGTCATGTACCATCAGTGCTGGCCAGAGTGGACGATGAACTTCAGTCAGGATTTAGGAGAAGACTGCAGGAAAGTAGGAGATGTTCATTGTACCCAGAATTGGCACCCTTCACAGACTACGTCCATGAGCTGACCGACTTCACTCTTATTAAATGGTTTATGAAGGCAAGGACGGA gttagtCCAactcaataaatattctcacagCCAGGCGGTGAAGCTTTGCTCTCTGTGTAGCCTAAAAGAGGAAGAGGACATAATTCATTTCGTCGCCAGGTGTCCGGTTCTGGCGGAGATAAGACGTCAACACTTTGGAAGGAGTCTCTTGCTCGACGCCGAATTGAAGACTCACCTTGACGGGGAAGAACTGGAGGATTGTGGGAAGCTACTGTAG